From one Triticum aestivum cultivar Chinese Spring chromosome 4B, IWGSC CS RefSeq v2.1, whole genome shotgun sequence genomic stretch:
- the LOC123089421 gene encoding ethylene-responsive transcription factor 1-like, whose translation MPLRRRGFSGYRGVRERPSGVYYAEIRSGDVRLGLGTFETSHEAARVYDAAAWRIGRPRAQMNFHDVYTREQAQAVAPMPRLITDQDREDHRRQQRRLLITEEDERAMAEWRRRHADDVAAENAFWAERTARRCAERADMRRGKTLAISQCDLVNTGGKSFFGTDDERWDDVWLDTSDNTSEDDEDEEEDDSE comes from the coding sequence ATGCCGCTGCGCCGCCGGGGAttttcgggctaccgcggcgtccgcgagcgTCCCTCCGGCGTCTACTACGCCGAGATCCGGTCCGGCGAcgtccgcctcggcctcggcacgtTCGAGACCTCGCACGAGGCCGCCCGCGTGTACGATGCGGCGGCGTGGCGCATAGGAAGGCCTCGCGCGCAGATGAACTTCCACGATGTCTACACGCGTGAGCAGGCGCAGGCCGTCGCCCCTATGCCTCGTCTTATAACAGACCAGGACCGTGAGGACCACCGTCGgcagcagcgccgcctcctcatcaccgaggaggacgagcgagccatggcggagtggcgtcGGCGCCACGCAGATGATGTTGCCGCCGAGAACGCCTtctgggcggagaggacggcaaggcgctGCGCGGAGCGGGCGGACATGCGTCGCGGGAAGACACTGGCCATATCGCAGTGCGATCTCGTTAACACCGGTGGGAAGTCATTCTTCGGGACAGACGATGAACGTTGGGATGACGTGTGGCTCGATACCTCGGATAACACCagcgaggatgatgaagatgaggaggaggacgactcgGAGTAG